A genome region from Panicum virgatum strain AP13 chromosome 4K, P.virgatum_v5, whole genome shotgun sequence includes the following:
- the LOC120702851 gene encoding AUGMIN subunit 3-like, translated as MSGAALCAALTELGFDGEDPLDADALEWPFQYEEARPLLAWICSCLRPSNVLSPSHLAQYEQLVEEGRLLEGEDLDSAFDSISAFSSKKDNQEAVFGSEETILDIREAKLAHRAEVFELQKQLTRQQAQFDLLAGQASTLIQGRRARLSAMSTVSGHLLSLDEILSSRNLEMNAVLGRIATTTQELAHYHSGDEESIYLAYSDFHPYVVGDLACTKELNRWFSKQFEKGPFRLVAEEGKSKCSWVSLDDITNCLMRGDSEKSHHHQRVAELQRLRSIFATSERQWIEGQVENAKQQAILSILKSQVSSDEAHIHRDIHSLRRKGSELAGELSTLSQKVQAFLSETIPCLCSELAQLQGTYILQGDYDLKVMRQEYYINRQKTFINHLVNQLARHQFLKIACQLERKNIASAYSLLRVIESELQSYLSAVNTRLGHYNSLIQAASEVREQGAIDDRDTFLHAARDLLCIHSNVQATVPTYMSAHALVQQISALQSDLLSLQSELENTLPADRKRCINELCTLIQTVEQLLFASSTTAEPILTPWPLMRALDDMENANAQVEVSVEEVTKARTQKIKIFENRAHEVGRERQIFIDFFCNPERLKNQVRELTSRVKALQD; from the exons ATGAGCGGGGCTGCGCTGTGCGCGGCGCTGACGGAGCTGGGGTTCGACGGGGAGGACCCGCTGGACGCGGACGCGCTGGAGTGGCCGTTCCAGTACGAGGAGGCGCGCCCGCTGCTCGCCTGGATCTGCTCCTGCCTCCGCCCCTCCAACGTCCTCTCCCCATCCCACCTCGCACA GTATGAGCAACTCGTGGAAGAGGGAAGATTGCTAGAG GGTGAAGATTTGGACTCTGCCTTTGATAGTATTTCAGCCTTTTCAAGCAAGAAAGACAACCAGGAGGCTGTTTTTGGATCCGAAGAAACCATTCTTGATATCCG CGAAGCAAAACTAGCACATAGGGCTGAAGTTTTTGAGTTACAGAAGCAGCTTACACGGCAGCAAGCACAGTTTGATTTGCTTGCAGGCCAAGCTTCTACTCTTATTCAAGGTAGAAGGGCACGTTTATCTGCTATGTCTACAGTTAGTGGACATCTACTATCATTAGATGAGATACTTTCTTCCAGAAACTTGGAG atgaatgcaGTTCTTGGAAGAATCGCCACTACTACTCAGGAACTGGCCCATTATCATTCAGGGGATG AGGAAAGTATATACTTGGCATATTCAGATTTCCACCCTTATGTTGTTGGCGACTTGGCTTGCACAAAAGAGCTAAATCGGTGGTTTTCAAAGCAATTCGAGAAG GGTCCATTTCGACTTGTTGCTGAGGAGGGGAAATCGAAATGTTCCTGGGTTAGTCTTGATGACATCACTAATTGCTTGATGAGAG GAGATTCTGAAAAGTCTCATCATCATCAACGTGTGGCTGAGTTGCAGCGACTTCGTTCCAT ATTTGCTACAAGTGAAAGACAGTGGATTGAAGGACAAGTTGAGAATGCTAAACAACAGGCAATACTTTCAATATTAAAATCACAAGTCTCATCAGATGAGGCTCATATACATAGGGACATCCATTCTCTTAG GAGAAAAGGTTCTGAGCTTGCTGGAGAACTCTCGACACTTTCACAAAAGGTGCAGGCTTTTCTATCTGAG ACGATACCATGCCTCTGTTCAGAACTTGCTCAACTTCAAGGCACATATATTTTGCAAG GGGATTATGATTTAAAGGTCATGCGCCAGGAATACTATATTAACAGGCAAAAGACG TTCATCAATCACTTGGTTAATCAGCTCGCCAGACACCAGTTTCTGAAGATTGCTTGCCAACTTGAAAGGAAGAACATAGCTAGTGCTTACTCATTGCTTAGAGTAATAGAGTCTGAGTTACAGAGCTACCTGTCAGCAGTCAATACCCGTTTG GGCCATTATAATTCATTAATTCAAGCTGCATCTGAAGTAAGGGAACAAGGAGCGATTGACGATCGTGACACTTTCCTCCATGCAGCGCGAGATCTTCTATGTATTCACTCAA ATGTCCAAGCAACAGTGCCAACATACATGTCGGCACATGCATTAGTTCAGCAGATATCAGCACTTCAATCTGACTTGCTTTCTCTTCAGTCTGAGCTGGAGAATACCCTTCCAGCTGACAGGAAAAGATGTATAAATGAGCT ATGCACTCTGATTCAAACAGTTGAACAGCTTCTGTTTGCATCGTCAACAACTGCAGAACCAATATTGACACCTTGG CCACTGATGCGGGCACTTGATGATATGGAAAACGCCAACGCTCAAGTTGAAGTTTCTGTGGAAGAAGTAACCAAGGCTCGCACCCAAAAGATAAAG ATCTTCGAAAATCGTGCCCATGAGGTGGGGAGGGAGAGGCAAATATTCATTGATTTTTTCTGCAACCCCGAGCGCCTCAAGAATCAAGTCAGAGAGCTAACCTCCCGCGTGAAAGCTCTCCAGGactag